AAGAAGGCTGCATCCACAAAGACGATATTTCGGCTGAACTGTATGAAAAAATGATATGGGCAGATGCCTGGGTCATAGGGACTCCTGTTTATCAGGGAACCGTTAGTGCCCAGACAAAAACGATTATGGACCGTTGCAGAGCCGTTGTTGCCAGAGACCCAAAGGTCTTTTTGAACAAGGTAGGGATGGGAATTGCAGATGGAGGCGACCGAATAGGTGGACAGGAACCGGCTATCCAGACCATTCTGAACTTTTATGTGATCAATGAAATGATCCCTGTTGGAGGAGGCTCTTTCGGAGCAAATCTGGGGGGGACGTTCTGGTCGCGGGATATGGGAGCAGAAGGGGTTTCCGAGGATTCGGAAGGCATGAGGAGCCTTAGAAAAACCCTTAAGAAGCTTATTCAGACAACCCAGCTCGTAAAGAAAGCTAGTGTATCGATTCCAAAATAAATTCCTGATTTAGTGGGAAAGATTAGTGATTGGTAAATAGATTCAAGAGTCAACTTTTGAAAACCTACTTCGGAATCGCAGTGCTAGTTCAGGAGCGGAGCCTGAAATTTAAACGCCGGAAATGCCGAAAGAAGAAACAAGTAAGCAATGAGACGGATAAGCAGTGAGACAAAAAAATCAGTCTAATAAATCATCAGAGATTGGATTGAAACCTTAAGGAAGGTGTTATTTTGGTAGAACCGCTAGGCAAGAAAATTAAACGTATAGCATGGGGAATTACAGGTTCCGGAGACCAGATGATTGAGACCTACAGTATTCTGGTGGACATTAAGAATCGGACAGGTGTTGAAACAATGGTTTTCCTGTCTAAAGAGGGTGAAACCGTAATCAAATGGTATCACCTGTGGGACAAAATCCAGAACGATTTCCCTAACTTCAAAGTAGATGCAGGCCCCAACTCCCCATTTATTGCAGGCCCGCTGCAGATGGGATATTATGATTTCTTGCTCATAGCCCCGGCAACTGCCAATACAGTGGCAAAGATCGTGTACGGGATTGCAGATACCCTTGTTACGAATGCGGTTTCTCAGACCGCAAAAGGAAAAACACCTATTTTCATTCTACCTGTAGACCAGAAAAGGGGAACTGTAAAAACTGCTGCACCCAGCGGGAGAGCATTTGAGCTAAGTATGCGCGAAGTCGATGTTACAAACTCGGAAAAACTTGCGCAGATGGAAAATATAACCGTACTTCCCAGTCCCTATGATATTTATGATATATTTGGGCTTGAACGACCTTCTGAAGATATAACCTTAAAAATAAAAGAACAAAAGAAACGCAAAACCAGGAAGGAAACAGGTAATTAAATAAATTTAGAAGAAAGGGAAATCAGATAAAATAGTCCCGGGGGATAAAAAGTATGAAAAGCGCTTATCAGGACACAATTGAGGAAGTAAGAAATCTTAAAGGAATTGAAGAAGCTATAGCCCTTGCAATTGAGAGGGAAAAAGAAGCAAAGACCTTTTATCTGCAGCAGGCTGCCTTAATGGAAAATCCAAAATTCAAGGAACTTTATGAGGAGCTGGCAGCTGAAGAAGCGAAGCACCTTGGCTACCTCGAAGATTACCGTGATAAAAAAGAACTGCCAAAAATCAGCACTGAAGTATCCAGCGGGCAGTCCTTCAGTCCTGAATTCGATGTTAGTCGAACGAAAGTGGGTGAGATAACTCTTGGAGATGCAGGCATTCTTCTTGCAGCCATGAGGCATGAGAGAAAAAGTGAAGACTTTTATTCTGCAATGGCAAAAAAAGTCGGAGACGAAACTCAGAAAAAATTTTTTGAAATGCTGTCCATGTACGAAAGAGGCCACTACGAGATTATTGACAGTTACCTCGAATATATCACTCAGTTCCGGATGCAGACCTGAAAAAAACTGAGAGGGCTGTGAGGATATGGAAATCGAAAAAACCGATGGAGACGTCGAACTTGCCAGGGGAGTTTACTGGGTAGGAGCAATTGACTGGAACGGTAGGGACTTTCACGGGTTTACCACTCCGGGCGGGACAACTTACAACTCCTACCTTGTTGTTGGGAAAAAGACTGCCCTTATCGATACCGTAAAGGCTCCTTTTGCGGGGGAGATGCTCAGGCGGATTACCCGGATAATCGACCCTTCAAAGCTTGACTACATTGTAGTAAACCATATGGAACTTGACCATGCAGGTTCCCTGGCAGAGCTTAAAAAACAAACCGATGCAAAGATTTTCATTACAAAAAGAGGCGTCGATATCCTTAACGGCTATTTCAGAGACTCAGGCAGTGAGAACTGGGACCTTGAGGTTGTGAAGACCGGCGACCAGCTGGACCTTGGAGGCAAGACCCTCATGTTCCTGGAAGCCACAATGCTTCACTGGCCTGACAGCATGGAAACTTTCCTGAAAGAAGACCGGATCCTCTTCTCAAACGATGGTTTCGGGCAGCATATAGCCACCTCAAAGAGGTATGATTTTGAAGTAGGGGATGTTATCCCGGAAGCTGCCGAGTATTATGCAAACATACTGATGCCGTTTCACATTCCACTGCTTCGCTTTATAGGATTACTGGATAAACTGGGGGTAGAACCCCTGCAGATCGCCCCTTCCCATGGAATCATCTGGAAACAGGACCTCAAAAAAATCCTTGAGGCATACAGGACATGGGCCAACGGGGAAGTAAAGGAAAAAGTGCTTGTAATATACGATACTATGTGGGGAAGCACGGAAATAATGGCAAGTGAGATTGCAGAAGCGGTTCGGGAAGCGGGAGTTGAAGTAAAACTTCTGAATCTTCGGAAAAACACTCGGAACCATATAATGAAAGAAATGCTCGATACAGCCGCCTTTGTAGTGGGCTCCCCAACCCTTAATAACGGGCTCTTTCCAACAGTTGGAGACTTCCTGGTGTACCTCAAAGGACTGCGCCCCCAGAACAAAAAAGCTGTGGCTTTCGGGTCATACGGCTGGGGAGGGGGAGCAGTAAAAACAGTAGAACAGGAATTAAAAGATGCAGGAGTAGAGG
The Methanosarcina sp. WWM596 DNA segment above includes these coding regions:
- the afpA gene encoding archaeoflavoprotein AfpA; this translates as MVEPLGKKIKRIAWGITGSGDQMIETYSILVDIKNRTGVETMVFLSKEGETVIKWYHLWDKIQNDFPNFKVDAGPNSPFIAGPLQMGYYDFLLIAPATANTVAKIVYGIADTLVTNAVSQTAKGKTPIFILPVDQKRGTVKTAAPSGRAFELSMREVDVTNSEKLAQMENITVLPSPYDIYDIFGLERPSEDITLKIKEQKKRKTRKETGN
- a CDS encoding FprA family A-type flavoprotein, translating into MEIEKTDGDVELARGVYWVGAIDWNGRDFHGFTTPGGTTYNSYLVVGKKTALIDTVKAPFAGEMLRRITRIIDPSKLDYIVVNHMELDHAGSLAELKKQTDAKIFITKRGVDILNGYFRDSGSENWDLEVVKTGDQLDLGGKTLMFLEATMLHWPDSMETFLKEDRILFSNDGFGQHIATSKRYDFEVGDVIPEAAEYYANILMPFHIPLLRFIGLLDKLGVEPLQIAPSHGIIWKQDLKKILEAYRTWANGEVKEKVLVIYDTMWGSTEIMASEIAEAVREAGVEVKLLNLRKNTRNHIMKEMLDTAAFVVGSPTLNNGLFPTVGDFLVYLKGLRPQNKKAVAFGSYGWGGGAVKTVEQELKDAGVEVLETGLQVRYRPYEKELERCRKLGEQLAAVAKEQ
- a CDS encoding ferritin family protein; translation: MKSAYQDTIEEVRNLKGIEEAIALAIEREKEAKTFYLQQAALMENPKFKELYEELAAEEAKHLGYLEDYRDKKELPKISTEVSSGQSFSPEFDVSRTKVGEITLGDAGILLAAMRHERKSEDFYSAMAKKVGDETQKKFFEMLSMYERGHYEIIDSYLEYITQFRMQT
- a CDS encoding flavodoxin family protein, producing the protein MQETETKPIKILGISGSPRNMATDFLVQETLKIAKEKYGAETDYFSAKGKKLNFCIHCDFCVKKKEGCIHKDDISAELYEKMIWADAWVIGTPVYQGTVSAQTKTIMDRCRAVVARDPKVFLNKVGMGIADGGDRIGGQEPAIQTILNFYVINEMIPVGGGSFGANLGGTFWSRDMGAEGVSEDSEGMRSLRKTLKKLIQTTQLVKKASVSIPK